One part of the Rutidosis leptorrhynchoides isolate AG116_Rl617_1_P2 chromosome 1, CSIRO_AGI_Rlap_v1, whole genome shotgun sequence genome encodes these proteins:
- the LOC139886666 gene encoding putative F-box/LRR-repeat protein 23, protein MSSTTNWFDLPFVLKSNILSRIGNPEILKDAQKVCKDWYKVCKDPYIWKVIDLYSLRSSFVGDMAMLRELSKHVVDRSQGQLVDIVIPGLRTGEVLMYVADRASQLKRLNMVIGGYGIGDTSIISLPEALKKFPLLEELRVDFYFLPKEAIEIAGRYCPLLKTLEFCRAPCMNDNINDEIAMSIGENLHGLRHLKLWNDNLSDIGLKAILDGCPHLESLDLSYCDYIDLNGDLVKRASKQIKHLTLRQKPILKKFIMY, encoded by the exons ATGTCATCCACTACAAACTGGTTCGACCTCCCATTCGTTTTGAAGAGTAACATACTCTCCAGAATTGGTAACCCTGAAATACTTAAGGATGCACAAAAAGTGTGCAAAGATTGGTATAAAGTTTGCAAGGACCCTTATATCTGGAAAGTCATCGATTTGTACAGCTTGAGGTCATCTTTTGTTGGTGATATGGCTATGCTGAGGGAACTGAGTAAACATGTTGTAGATAGAAGCCAAGGTCAATTGGTTGACATTGTCATCCCGGGCCTCCGTACTGGTGAGGTTCTTATGTATGTTGCTGATAG AGCAAGTCAGCTCAAACGTCTCAACATGGTGATTGGTGGTTATGGAATTGGTGATACGTCTATAATAAGTTTGCCAGAGGCTTTGAAGAAATTCCCATTGTTGGAGGAACTCCGTGTGGACTTTTATTTTCTTCCAAAGGAAGCTATTGAAATTGCTGGACGTTATTGCCCTTTACTAAAAACACTTGAATTCTGTCGCGCACCATGtatgaatgataatattaatgatgagaTAGCTATGTCTATTGGGGAGAACTTACACGGGTTGAGGCACCTTAAACTCTGGAATGACAACCTTTCAGATATTGGGTTGAAGGCGATATTGGATGGTTGTCCTCATCTTGAATCACTTGACCTGAGTTATTGTGACTATATTGATCTCAATGGAgaccttgtcaaaagagcttcaaAACAGATTAAACATTTAACTCTGCGCCAAAAACCTATTTTAAAGAAATTTATCATGTACTGA
- the LOC139886665 gene encoding casein kinase 1-like protein 2, with the protein MEPRVANKFRLGRKIGSGSFGEIYLGTNVQTNEEVAIKLENVKTKHPQLLYESKLYRILQGGTGIPNVRWFGVEGDYNVLVMDLLGPSLEDLFNFCSRKLSLKTVLMLADQMINRIEFCHSKSFLHRDIKPDNFLMGLGRRANQVYIIDFGLVKKYRDTTTHQHIPYRENKNLTGTARYASMNTHLGIEQSRRDDLESLGYVLMYFLRGSLPWQGLKAGNKKQKYEKISEKKVSTSIEALCRGYPTEFASYFHYCRSLRFEDKPDYAYLKRIYRDLFIREGFQFDYVFDWTILKYQQSQIAAPPTRGLGLGDGPSTGSPVIANGDRQPGDESGRQTGLSSMDPSRRRNSAQVTSSGNLAREKSPVANDATMSTDALMSSSAIGGRASGSMRRGDVDVSGRSRFTVSSPQAAGSSDPRNKNVAAVAKKYETTLKGLESLNFEDEERVR; encoded by the exons GAAAATGTTAAAACGAAACATCCTCAGTTGCTGTATGAGTCCAAGTTATACAGAATTCTACAAGGAGGAA CTGGTATTCCAAATGTGAGATGGTTTGGCGTCGAAGGAGATTATAATGTTCTGGTAATGGATTTGCTGGGGCCCAGTCTTGAGGATTTATTCAATTTCTGTAGCAGGAAACTGTCTCTTAAAACAGTTCTGATGCTTGCAGATCAAATG ATCAACCGTATAGAATTTTGTCATTCTAAATCCTTTCTACATCGTGACATCAAGCCAGATAATTTCCTTATGGGCTTGGGACGTCGTGCTAACCAG GTCTACATCATTGACTTTGGTCTAGTCAAGAAATACAGGGATACTACAACCCACCAACACATTCCTTACAG AGAGAACAAAAACTTAACTGGGACTGCTAGATATGCAAGCATGAATACTCACCTTGGGATTG AACAAAGCAGGAGAGATGATTTAGAATCTCTTGGATACGTTCTCATGTATTTTTTAAGAGGAAG CCTTCCTTGGCAAGGATTAAAAGCAGGAAATAAGAAACAGAAGTATGAGAAAATTAGCGAAAAGAAAGTTTCTACATCAATTGAG GCCTTATGCCGTGGTTATCCAACAGAGTTTGCGTCCTACTTTCATTATTGTCGTTCACTTCGGTTTGAGGACAAACcggattatgcttatttgaagagaATATACCGTGATCTCTTTATTCGTGAAG GGTTTCAGTTTGATTATGTTTTTGATTGGACCATACTTAAATATCAGCAGTCACAGATAGCAGCTCCACCTACTCGTGGACTA GGTTTGGGTGATGGGCCAAGCACCGGGAGTCCCGTTATTGCCAATGGTGATCGGCAGCCAG GTGATGAAAGTGGAAGACAGACTGGTCTATCCTCAATGGACCCGTCCCGAAGAAGAAATTCTGCACAGGTTACAAGCTCTGGGAATCTAGCCCGTGAAAAGAGTCCAGTTGCTAACGACGCAACAATGAGTACAGATGCCTTG ATGTCAAGCTCTGCGATTGGTGGGCGAGCAAGTGGATCGATGAGGCGAGGTGATGTGGACGTTAGTGGTCGTTCACGCTTCACTGTAAGTTCACCACAAGCGGCGGGATCATCAGATCCAAGAAACAAGAACGTTGCTGCAGTAGCTAAGAAATATGAAACCACCCTTAAAGGATTGGAGAGTCTAAACTTTGAAGATGAAGAAAGGGTTCGTTAA